CCGAGGAACTGCTGCGCATCCTCCCGGCCATCAAGCGCGAAGGCATCACCTTGATCGCCTTGAGCGGCAACCCCGCTTCCACTCTCGCAAAAAATGCCGATGTTTATCTCGATGTCTCCGTCTCGCGCGAGGCTTGCCCACTCAATCTCGCCCCAACCTCCAGCACCACAACCATGCTGGTCATGGGCGATTGCCTGGCCATGGCGGTACTCGAGGCGCAGGGCGTAAACAAGGATGACTTCGCCCGTTTTCACCCCGGCGGAATCATCGGCCGCAACCTTCTGTTGAGCGTGGCCGATGTCATGCGCTCCCTGGACAAGGTCTCCGTCCTCAAAAACACGGACAAAGTCAGCGCCTGCCTGCAGGAAATGACCGCCAAACGCTGCGGCGCCACCGTGGTCGTCAACTCCAAAGGCCAGTTGGAAGGCATCTACACCCATGGCGATTTTGTCCGCAGTTATCAAAACAACAAGGACATCGGAAATATGCCGCTCGGCAAGGTGATGACCCAAAATCCGATTTGCGTACGGGTTGACAAACTCGCGGTCGAAGTCCTCAATATCTTCGAAAATCACCGGATCGAGGATCTCATCGTGATCGACAAGAAGCGCAAGCCTGTCGGTTTGATCGACGTCCAGGATTTGACCCGGTTGAAACTTTTGTAATTTACTTTTGTAATTTGTAAATCGAACCCAAACTGAAAGAACTATGATAGCCAAAGACTTGAAAAAGGGCGTTGCCATCAAATGGAAAAACGATGTCTGTATTGTACAGGAAACCACGCATCGCACGCCGGGAAACCTCCGCGCGTTTGTGCAAGCCACCCTGCGTTCGATTTCCAACGGGCGATCCTTCGACGAGCGCTTCAGCTCGACGGCCACGGTCGAAACGGTCAACGTTTCAAACGAAAAATGGGATTATTCCTACAAGGATCAGTCGGGCTACAATTTCATCAATCCCGACACCTACGACAACCTGGCCCTTGCGGAAAATCTGGTGGGCGACGCCAAAAATTACCTGACTGAAAACCTCCAATGCACCATCACGTTTGTGGAAGGCAAGGCCGTGGAAGTGGAACTGCCGCCTGTCGTTGAACTCAAGATCAGCGAGTCGGCCGACGGCGTGAAAGGCGATTCCTCCAACAATGTGATGAAACCCGCCACGCTCGAAACCGGCCTGCAGGTGCAGGTGCCGCTGTTTATCAAGGAAGGCGAAAAAATCCGCATCGACAGCCGTACCGGCAAATACCTGAGCCGCGCGTAAATCCGCGTTGGATTTCAGGAGAGGGAGCGCGGGCGTC
Above is a window of Candidatus Methylacidiphilales bacterium DNA encoding:
- a CDS encoding KpsF/GutQ family sugar-phosphate isomerase; amino-acid sequence: MNYLQRARLVIDIEVESLLSLKKRLDGDFNKAVELTVAALKHRNKVIVIGVGKSGHVGDKIAATLTSTGAPAVVLNALNAVHGDLGIVSKGDVVLALSYSGETEELLRILPAIKREGITLIALSGNPASTLAKNADVYLDVSVSREACPLNLAPTSSTTTMLVMGDCLAMAVLEAQGVNKDDFARFHPGGIIGRNLLLSVADVMRSLDKVSVLKNTDKVSACLQEMTAKRCGATVVVNSKGQLEGIYTHGDFVRSYQNNKDIGNMPLGKVMTQNPICVRVDKLAVEVLNIFENHRIEDLIVIDKKRKPVGLIDVQDLTRLKLL
- the efp gene encoding elongation factor P, which gives rise to MIAKDLKKGVAIKWKNDVCIVQETTHRTPGNLRAFVQATLRSISNGRSFDERFSSTATVETVNVSNEKWDYSYKDQSGYNFINPDTYDNLALAENLVGDAKNYLTENLQCTITFVEGKAVEVELPPVVELKISESADGVKGDSSNNVMKPATLETGLQVQVPLFIKEGEKIRIDSRTGKYLSRA